The Tachypleus tridentatus isolate NWPU-2018 chromosome 5, ASM421037v1, whole genome shotgun sequence genome includes a window with the following:
- the LOC143250390 gene encoding uncharacterized protein LOC143250390 isoform X2, with protein MSKRMTTIFYTFDLAFGSGFSDHDTNWTTFLYHLELQQQGRTNSWFMELEKLNARYPWRRHLYKTKNQISCVVWNFVRRKKIQNLLSINLDIIADSATLWEEKFSFGPFTMPSSL; from the exons ATGTCAAAGAGAATGACaactattttttatacttttgaccTCGCTTTTGGTTCAGGGTTCTCAGACCATGACACAAACTGGACAACATTTCTATATCATCTAGAGCTTCAACAACAAGGAAGAACCAACAGTTGGTTCATGGAATTGGAGAAGTtg AATGCAAGATATCCATGGAGAAGACacctttataaaactaagaaccaGATATCATGTGTTGTGTGGAATTTTGTAAGGAGGAAGAAGATACAGAATTTACTCTCCATAAACCTGGATATTATAGCAGATTCAGCCACACTG TGGGAGGAAAAATTTTCCTTTGGACCTTTTACAATGCCATCATCCTTGTGA
- the LOC143250390 gene encoding uncharacterized protein LOC143250390 isoform X1: MFLFSNNILQETPVTFCSEIAFTKNKNAVKSGEQLTILLSTSAVDNVTCGSAVCDRSDSISPFSGESNLLSFLELLFIQLYNSYREHRIPYAPLLFYSMILKSGGLLEVKMLAILKMSQRTRR; the protein is encoded by the exons atgtttttattttcaaataacatattgCAAGAAACTCCTGTTACTTTCTGCTCAGAAATAGCATTTACAAAG AACAAAAATGCAGTAAAATCTGGAGAGCAGCTTACAATTTTACTAAGTACTAGTGCAGTTGATAATGTCACCTGTGGCAGTGCTGTTTGTGATAGGTCTGACAGTATCAGCCCCTTCTCTGGTGAATCCAACCTGTTGAGTTTCCTGGAGCTCTTGTTCATTCAGCTGTACAACAGCTACAGGGAACACAGGATTCCTTACGCTCCACTCCTGTTTTATTCCATGATACTGAAGTCTGGAGGTTTATTAGAAGTGAAGATGTTAGCAATACTGAAGATG tCACAGAGAACAAGAAGATGA